The nucleotide sequence TCCCAACGACGATGACTGGTCAGAGTCTCGCTTTTTCTTACCCCGCGTGAGTGGTGTTGGTGCAGGGTAGGATACCTCACTTCACGATGTCATGAAAACTTCAATTCACAGCCCTAATAGGTGGTAGAAAAGGGTATTTGGAAAGCTACAAATTCTATATGGATTGACTAGCTACATCTATACAAGTGTCAGTTCCTAAATTGACGGGGAACGGCTTCCTCGTCACTGAAGGCGGAAAGTTGACTTCGATTGCCTACATCCTTAGTTCACAAATGTGATAGCAACCACTCATTCGTAAATCCCCACGATCCTGAAGAAGGGTGGAGCTCGGTAACCGACGTACATACATCCAATAAGCCTTGGTATTACGGTCACATAACATGTTCATTTCAAGACTATCCGTAGGCATCTCTGCATCACCCAAACCAACTCCGACCGTGGCCGACACGGAATTCGCACGAAACAGCCAAGAGGGCGATCCCCCACAGTAATCACCATCCTCCCGCAGTTTTTGCACAGCCCCAGCCCTGTGCCACAGAAACTGGGCCAATGGCTGCATTGTCTCAAGGCGCAGTCACGGAAATGAAGGGGTTTTCAAGTCAGCGCCTTGCCCAATCTGGAGTTTCGGAGCGCTGATGACGCAAAGCCGATCTCAGCCCTGGTATTTCCCTGGGCGACCAGAGGCGTGTCTCAGCAGTGGACTTGGCTTCTACGCATCGTATTCTTGGAATTGAAGATGGATAGGAGTTTCTGTGGCGCTTTAGGAGCTAATCTATTGCTAGTGACGGCATCAATAGGCACCAAATCGCATAGGGAACGGCCTGCTCAGCTGCGTCGAAAGTAAATCCGAAGCCCGGAATCCGGAGTTCGGAACAATCCCCAGCGGCACAACGCTCCAGAAAGGGACAAGCGTTGTTTCTCGGCGGCCAGTAACACCAGATGAGCCACGACAAGGGTGcaggccatcgtcatcaacaacttcaactAACACGGCATGAATCTTTGGATATAAGTAGAGCGCCACCGCTGATTCTGAAAAGATGCACTCCATCAAGCCGCAGAGGTCCAAATCCCATCAAATCCTTTTTCTTGCTTTCTTGGTGCCGCCATGAGGACCCTTTCCTTGTCACTACTCTCCCTTGCTTTGAGCTCCCTTGGGCAGAGCCTCCCGACTGAAGAATGCCCAATCCTCGGTCCCGTACTTCCTTCAGGCTTCGACCTTTCAAGCAGCAAAGCCTTTAAAGATGCCAAGTCTAGTCTCCCCAAAGCTATCGAAGCCCTCTTCGAGGCAGGCGTCTTAAACGACACTCAAACCGCCTTCGCCATCGACGTCTTCTCGACTGCGACCAACGAGTCCCTCTATAGCTATTACCACACCGGAAAGGAACTGAAGAGTACTTTGACTACGGGCCAGCTCGACGACGGAACAATATTTCGCATTGGAAGTGTTTCCAAGATCTATACTGTCTACTCCATCTTGGCACATGCTGGTCTGGAGATTTTCAACCATCCCGTCACTTTCTACGTGCCGGAACTTCTTGGAAATGCTGGAAGCGACCCTCTGAGCAAGATCAAGTGGGAGGATGTTACCGTCGGTGCTCTTGCTGCACAGCAGGGAGGTACCGGAGGAGTTCGTAAGTTGTCCAGCATTGGGTCGCCTCAACACAGCTAACCTCATCTAGCCCTGGAGGCTGTTACGTGTCACGGTTCATCCAAGGGTTGCACCACTGAAGGTATGTTTCATGCTCCCATTACTTAATCTATGTATAATAACGCGATCAGATTTTCTCGCTACCatgaaggacaagaagcacCCCGTGGCTCTTCCATTCCGAGCCTCCCTCTATTCAGATGCTGGATTCGCCCTTCTCGGAGTTGTATTGCAACGCATTACCGGACTCACATACAATGACGCGGTTCAGGCTGCCCTGGCTGCCCCTCTTGGACTCAATAGTTCCACCACATTCGAGCCCAACGGCCATGATGTCAATGCTCTGATTCTCCCAGGCTCACCGGCCGAGTCTTCGTGGGGATTTGATAACCAAGTCACCGCTCCGTATGCCCCCTCATCTCTTATTTTTGATTAGATGCTAACATATTGCACAGTTCAGGTGGCATCTACGCCAGCGCAGCTGACCTGCGAAGGCTCGGCGTTTCGATCCTCGAATCCCAGCTCCTCTCCCCGCGTACGACTCGACAGTGGATGAAGCCTCTCGGTGGCACTGCATCTCTGACATACGCCGTCGGCGCGCCCTGGGAGATCAACCGCCTCACGGTGCCAGCCACTCCCGGCTCCAACCGCACCCGCGTTTCGGACCTTTACACGAAGCTGGGTGGCAATGCTGGCTACGCTGCTGTCTTTGCCCTGTCGCCTGACCATGAAATCGGATTCTCTGTGCTTGTGGCTGGCCCTTCTGCTGTTTCTGACCGTATCCCCCTCCGCGATGTTGTGGGAACCGTATTCGTGCCAGCTGCCGAACACGCCGCCGTTGAGAACGCCGCTGTCAACTACGCCGGTGTCTTTGCTGATGATTCCGACGAGACCTCAAACCTCACCTTGACTGTCGACAAGGGCCACCCAGGACTTGGCTTGCAGTCGTGGAACGTCAACGGTGTAGACTGGCGAGCCAACCTGACCCTGCCAGGAGCTGATCCGATCCTTGCAGCCAGCCAGACAATCCGCCTCTACCCCCTCGGCCCCGAGACAGAGGAAAAGTCTTCGTCTGGTGACACTCGACGCATCGCATTCCGTTCCGTTGCCCAGATCAAGCCGATCAGTCCACGAGCTGAGGCCGAAGGAGGCGAAGGCATGTTCGACAATGGATGTCAGACGTGGTTTGATGTTGGATTCTGGGACTCGCTGGATGAGTTTGtctttgaggttgttgacggAAAGGTTATAAGCGTGGAGAACGCGATTACACAACAAGTGTTGAAGAGGGTGAGTGAATAAGGTAGGGGAGTTGTGTTGGGCATGGGGGAGGGCAGTTTTAGAGGGTACTTGCATTTGAACGTCCTTCTGTTTTCATTCTAGTCGTATTTATTCATAACTTTTGAGTAAACATTGTTGTTTATGAGTATGCATAATATAGCGGGTTATAGAAAGGGAAGGGTTACTAGACGAGCGTGGTTATTCGCTAGCAAATCAATAGAGCAATACAGTACCAGAACAAGAGCAGGCCAATAACAAGATTGATGGATGTATCGAAACACAAGCTGGAGCCAATAAACACAACTATTGTCCCTAACACCGCACATGGATGATCCGCTCCGAGATGGTGGTCATTGGCGTGTCATCCAAACCTCACTACCCTCAACAAAGCATAGCTCGCCTTCTCCCTCCAACCCCAGGTTTCCCCTCACCCCGTAACCTTGTGCTCTCTTGATAAATACTGTCGTCATGTTGCTTGAGTCTTCCCACGATGACCCACGTTCCTGCTTGGCGCCCTTTCATCATGAGTTCCGGGGCTATTGGAGTCTCGTAAACATTAGCTTCCCATGGCCGGGCTACAGGTCAACGTTTACGTCGCAATATCGGTCACGTGGACCGCTGCAACCACCGCGCTGCTCCTCCGTCTCAAGGCCcggaggatgacgaggatgaagctgtgGTTTGATGATTATCTAGCGTGTGTAGCATGGGTACGTTCGTACGTTTTGAGCCTGCTTGTTGTGACTGACACATACAGGCGCTTGTTTCGGGATATAATTCTGTTACTATCTTTTGTATGAGCGGATGAATCAATATGGTGTATCTCCCGCTGATAACTGCAGGGACTGCTCGTTATATGCTTGGCCAATCGCTCAGTGGCATACAAGACCAGACTCACGCAGATATGATAAGGGAAAAGTCGAGATTCCTCCTCTGGATTACAGAGCTCCTCTACGCCGCATCGATAGCTGCATCAAAGCTGGCAATCCTGTCCTTCTACTGGCGCATCTTCCGCTATACCTCGATCCGCATACCCATTCTAGTCCTTATCGCGGCTGTGTCCATCTGGTTCACCATCCGGACATTCATGGTGATATTCCACTGTGCTCCGGTTCAGGCATACTGGAACAAGACCATTACGCACGCCCGTTGTTTGGTAAATCCATCAACGTTCTTCTTTTGCACGATTCTTATCCACTGTTTGATGGACTGcatcatcttggtcttgccagtCATTGAAGTCGCAAAGATGCATCTGCCATGGTCCAAAAAGCTCGCCGTGGTCGGCCTTTTTACGTCTGGAATCATGCATGTCTGCCCACTCCTCGCTGCTTCTGCATCCGCTGACCATGGCAAAGAGTCTGCATTGCGTCAGTCTTTATACTGATCCAAGCTATCCACTATGACCCCAATACGAGAGAATTCCCAAGGGAAATTGCCCTCAGCATGATCTGGGGAGGCGTCGAGATCAACGTGGCAGTCTTTTCTGGCAAGCAAAGTCACAAAATCTGCCTTGAGTGAGCGCTAATACAGAGTTCAGCTTGTCTTCCCATGCTCCGCCCGATATTCCAGAGACTCATTCCTGGAATTTCAACTGCCGAGACTAGTCGCCCGATCAGCTTACCCAGTGTAGTGCTCCCACCGACGTTGTCAAGAGTGAACGAGGCCAAGCAGGAAAAGTCGCGCAGGTCGGTGGCTCAGGGCTTCGTAGACCATGAACTGGCTACCGTGTCGAGCGCGCCAAGCGATGCATCAAGGCAAAAGAGTCCTCATCAAGCTAGAAATTCAGTTGAAGGTTAAACAACGGTTTGAACTCTCGTGACTCCGCCACGACCAAAGCCTTGGAAATTCCCTCGCCAAGCCAGGCTGAGCCAGGTCGATGCCTTGGAAAGGTCAACACCTTCCCGTTGAAGCCGACTATCTAGATGCTTGGCAACGGTAGTCTAGTCTCTCACATGTTGAGCAGCCAGTCCCGACACGGCATCTGCGGACAACTGCCGTGTCTTGGGTCTGCCTAGTTTCTGACATTCGGGATCGCCAAGACACGTCTATGTAACGCGCCAAGACCCTCGACCGTTGTAAACGTGACTGGTCTAGTTGACAAGCTGACGTTTCCCCAGTGGCTTTGATGATTAAAACGAGACGATAGAGTTATTGCCAAGCCGTCGCAGCATCGCCAACCGCTAAAGGAAGCGCTGCGCCCGTTGCGTTGGGTATCGCCGAGACTGAGTGGGTAAACAGGCTAACCCGGCGAGGGAGCTTGGACTGGGTAGATCTCTCTTCAATCTCATTTTACCCAGGCCCCTTTTTTCCACGCGTCGGCGAATCAGCGGAGGGCATTTAGCATCGGAGCGTAAATTAAAGACTCAAAACGGTCCAGACTCGACCGTTTCAGCGACTCATTTGCGATACGAGCCCCTGACAGGGCCAGCGCAGAGTTTACCCTCTACAACCAGACGATGGGAAAACAGGCCGTTTTTGCCGAGACTGAACAGCAGAGAGAGCACGTGGGCGAGTAAAATGCCTTGTTCGCTAGGGGCACAATGGAGCAGCTTCATACGCACTGTTGGCTTGTCAAAGAGTAGCCTTGTGGGGTGACGACTCGGTGCGAAAACCCCCTGTAACTTTGGCTCCCAGCCACGAACTCGCCCTTTGTCGATCCCATTCTCTCGCAAGCGTTGAAAGCCTCTGCCGACGACGCTTCAACTGCGCCTCTGTCTTGGCAGTGACATTATGCTGGCTGAATAGAGATTGTTTCTTGCTAGATCTGCTACGAAGAGCAAAAGTTATAAACCTCGTCGTTTCCTGGGGACGAGAAAGTGGAACATCTCAATCATCTCCATCTAGAACCCACTTTCTACGCAAGCCTAAATAACACCCAACCAAGATG is from Fusarium keratoplasticum isolate Fu6.1 chromosome 11, whole genome shotgun sequence and encodes:
- a CDS encoding Beta-lactamase domain-containing protein, giving the protein MRTLSLSLLSLALSSLGQSLPTEECPILGPVLPSGFDLSSSKAFKDAKSSLPKAIEALFEAGVLNDTQTAFAIDVFSTATNESLYSYYHTGKELKSTLTTGQLDDGTIFRIGSVSKIYTVYSILAHAGLEIFNHPVTFYVPELLGNAGSDPLSKIKWEDVTVGALAAQQGGTGGVPLEAVTCHGSSKGCTTEDFLATMKDKKHPVALPFRASLYSDAGFALLGVVLQRITGLTYNDAVQAALAAPLGLNSSTTFEPNGHDVNALILPGSPAESSWGFDNQVTAPSGGIYASAADLRRLGVSILESQLLSPRTTRQWMKPLGGTASLTYAVGAPWEINRLTVPATPGSNRTRVSDLYTKLGGNAGYAAVFALSPDHEIGFSVLVAGPSAVSDRIPLRDVVGTVFVPAAEHAAVENAAVNYAGVFADDSDETSNLTLTVDKGHPGLGLQSWNVNGVDWRANLTLPGADPILAASQTIRLYPLGPETEEKSSSGDTRRIAFRSVAQIKPISPRAEAEGGEGMFDNGCQTWFDVGFWDSLDEFVFEVVDGKVISVENAITQQVLKRVSE